The Scomber scombrus chromosome 19, fScoSco1.1, whole genome shotgun sequence DNA window atatgaagctgcaGCCGTCCTAATCAAGTACATATCTTTAATTGTTAGTCTTTTTGgcgccaaagtccctctttttgttactatacttccaccacagctcaacagggaaacataaGGTTTAGagaatttaatgctaaaaagactttaaatgtggcagatatccaattgatatgactaactcagactgctgaaacctcatataagcttcacatcaacttttaaatgcatgtttgcataaaatgtctgtgtggacacactgtagaTTTTGGCTGCCATCCCATACATTGATAGCACATttaaaggggatcttttaatagctagtatgaacaggaggaatgattatagtgAGGAGAACttctttcaatgttcatatggacacttgactgttgttttaggacgaACTTGAACATTTGTGAGTTTATCCCTTAAGTACCTGTCTGAATTTGGAAAATCTAATAGATTCTACATGACTGGAACCACAAGGCGTTCTAAAATAAAATCTCAAAGTCCTCAAATGATTTgacaaataaagaataaaatatgttatgcaacatttggttttttttctgacttttatccaaattttgcctttttttctggTGAAATACTTAATATTTACAGCACTGTGCAAATCTGGGGCTGATGAGACACCTTCCTGGTGGTGTTGTATAATGGATAACAGTCTTAACATCTAAAATGCCAAAAaccttttgcacagtactgaattttttctctttagactttaaaaaaaagcgtcaactgataaaaaacaaatcacatttcAGTTGTCTATAGTGCTCAGAAAAAAATGAGGGGATATGTGCACTTGAAGCGTGCCAAGCTTGAAACATGTTGTAATCCAGAGCAGCTGCTCATCCAAGCCTGTTCTTCATGTCATGTAGTGCCTGCATGTAGTGCACATATATTCTctcacttttttgcattttgcaaCTCCCCTCCTTTTTTCACTGACCCGTTCACAAAGCCTTTTTCCACTGTTTTCTCTGAGTTCTCTTAAGTGAACTGCTCACAAACCTGTGATTAGGGGTCACAGGTAAATATTACTTTACTTAAAGGGGTCATAAAGTTTTGGGGACTACAGATCTGTATGTTGGAAATATGTCTACATatgtggaaaaagaaatgcagaaatCATTTCTTCTGATTAAATTTGAGCATCATATTAATTTTGCCCATCTCACTCTAGCTCTGATTGAACATTTTGACTGGCAAGATATTTAGATTTTGACATTCAGTGGCCTGTTTGGTTTGAAATAAGTGCAACTTGTTGTAGTGTTCAATGCATTTTAAGCAGAATAGTTTTTCtctaaattaaagtaaattatttGCTTTTCTTGTAGAATTTAACCATGAGTAGCCGTAGAAAGAGGGCCCCTCCTGTGAGGGTGGATGAAGATGCCAAAAAGAAGTTGAACTGGAACATGCTGGATGACCGGAAGACTGAGACGATCCAGGAGAATGATGACCAGACACCAACCTGCTCCGTTCTTCCCATCGACCCCGCTCCGAGCAGCTTCTCAGAGGCCGCTTGTACTCGTTCTGTCCAGTTTGCAGAGGAACTGCCCGGCACGTCATCGGACTGCACCTCTGCCTCAACCTCTTTGGCACTCAGTGTGCTGCCAACTTCGAAGCTGAGCCACATATGGAAGGCGCTCATTGGCGAGTTCAGCGTCCGGCCAGCTTGGCTCCCATCTGACTGTGAACAGAGAGCGTTCACGCTCCACAGGATGGGTGACCAACTCTGTGTCAGTTACAGCAGCTGTGATGAGAGCTTGGGGTTGCAGTGGAAACCCGATGAGGACACTTGCACAGTGGAGTGCAGCCTCACTAGGATCCCACTGGAGGACCTGGACTGGCTACAGAAGAGGAGGGTGGTGCAGCTCTGTCACCAAGAAAAAGAGGAGTCACTCAGGGTAAGAATGACATTTCTAATGAGCtagaataaaaaatatcctctaaaaaaacaatgtcactTTGTTCAATGTTCAGATACATCACCTGATAATATATATGTAGTCAGTTATATGTTTATGTATCATTTCAGACCATTACCCTTGATTTGGGGAAAATGCTATCTGAAATAGTTCTTCTTATTTAACTGTCATTAGTTGTCCTATATCCAAACATCAAATATCTACCCTTTAGATTAAGAAAACAAAGGAATATTTGGTTTGAAATTGTTTATATGGTTATATgtgcaggtttttattttttatctagaTGTTTTAGACATTTATGCCTTTATTAGAGTGTTGACAgtagaaaataaacacaaaatgaggggagagagagatgcaacAAATGTCAATTTCAAATCACTACTACATCATCACAGATGTTGCCACAATCAGCCAAATCAGCTGTTGTAGTGTTTGGTTGGAGTGGGCTAAGATGGCGAACATTTCTCTGTCTCACATAATTGTCTGCTTCTGGCAGGTCGGGATTTACTTGGTGGAAACTGCGCTCGGGAAACCAGAATTTCTCAGTGAGGGAAGCGCTCGACTTAAGAAAGCAAATCAACTAATGCAGAAGTTAATGGAGTATTTCTACGACTTTATTATCCCTGGTAAGTGTCTGGTCCTAGTGTCTAACTCGTGCTGTGATTCGGGTTCTCTTAATATCATGATGACTtcattgttaaaatgaaaatgaaagcagtGTATGGTAATTGGACAGAAAAACAATTCCCTCTGCTGTTTTCCTTGTAGAAGTGGTGGataatgaagaggaggaatgtgACACTGACCTGGAAAGGCAGAACGTCGAGGAGCTCTATGATTACGTCAGGCATCTGCACCAGACAGAGAGCCAGGAGGTGACCTATGACGTCCAACACAAAGCTCTTATTCCTGTGCTCAGGCCCTATCAGAGCCAAGCTGTCAACTGGATGCTGAACAGAGAGAAATCCAGGAATAACTCACTGAAAGGTAGGCACCAATGGTTTGTTCATCTTCACACAAACAGTTCATCACTACACCGATTTCTCTGCTGCACAAACTtcctttttatgattttttttgtgggaTTTTTGCATTAATTTTACTGAGACAAAGAGACAAGTGGAGTGAGTGATATGACATGCAAGAAAGGTTTATAGCTGAAACAACCTTTTTAAGTAGAAATATTGACTGTTGGATACAGTAATCTTCACAGTTAATCATCATTGTCATTGAATATTGGGAAAGTTTTAAAGAACTTACtagttttttttcacacagtatGTACACTATATATTCATTTTGATATAATTGCAAACAATTTTCTAAAGCGTAACCAACATTTTTTGACTGTTGCAAGTGTGATATTTACCATTTCTTTCTAGAACCATCGCTGCATTTACTCTGGCGGGAGTTGGTCACTCTGTGTGGGAAGAAGTTGTTCTACAACCCATTTACAGGCTGGTAAGTACTATAAAGGGTAATTTCActgaaatcacaaaaaaacaccttttgctgttgagtttttaaaaatgggcTTTGAAATAGTTTGATCACCCTAAAAAAATCATCCATTCAATTCTATGTCATTAGGCCTGTGGAAGAGGTTCTAGAGGTAGATATGTCAAAATCTCAACACATAAAACCAAAGTTATTTGCATGGCAAGATACCAGTAGGCAGAAACATGTCTTAGTGGTTGAATTGACACTTTATAATTGCTGTCATCTCATCTTTTTGAGGATGTATAGTTACTTTTTTGTTGCAAATATCAAATGAATATTTCCTGCAATACTTTTACCAGGTATTTTTTGGGTTTTCATCACAGcacttgttcttgttctttcaGCTTAATCCAGGAGTTTCCTCTGGCTGGTTTTGAGTGGCCCGGTGGGATCCTGGCTGATGAGATGGGGCTCGGAAAGACGGTGGAAGTTCTGGCTCTCATTCTGTTTCACACCCGGCAGGACCTGGAGCAGGAGGCCCTCACCCTGCCTGTGGTGAGGAACAGtagttaaaaagttaaaaaatacatgtcaaTAGTGCAATATTTTTTCAgataaattatgaaaatgtaaaatgttacatatttaaattgtttCTCTTCTGCTTTTGTAGGGAAAATCTGTGAATTACTTCGTACCTCCTCCTCCACtagaaagaaagacagttgTCCGCTGCAAGTCTGAAGCTCaacccaaaataaaaatatcctaCCCAGGTACGTTGCTCACAGTGTTCTCAGACAACACGTTTTCTTggtattatgtttttttaatagatatttttacaagatgtgttttcattttttctgcagctgttcGTGTCATGCTGCTCACCGCGATAAAGGAAATGAGATCTGGTAAAGGAGCCTCCGTCAACGCAGTCTTCACCTACATCCGTGCTACTTATGGTTATGACCTGTTAAAGAATCGTAACCACATCAAGAAGACGCTGACCAAGCTGATAGATGAAGGCCTGGTCGACCGGGTCAAAGGTCGTGGCTTGGCCGGGTCGTTCAAGCTGGggaagaaatataaagaaacaaagaaaacagcagcagcagcatccaaaGCTGTAAGgataaacagctttttaatgTGATTGTTTTATGCTACAAATGAGACCTTGTAGTGTCATTTaatttttctctgctttcttctTTGTTAGAATTTAAAAACCACAGAGAGCTCGCCCCGGAAAACGTTTCAGAGACGAGCAAAGGAGAAAGCAGAAGCAGCTCTTCAAAACTCACTAACAGAAGATCAAACCGATCCGCCCTCGCCTACATCTGACAGTCCCGCACCCCAGGAAAACGAAACCAAGACGGAATGGGATGAAAGTCTGAATGAGAAAGCGGACCGGTCGGATGATACGCTGGAAATTTCCACGACAACGTTACAGTGTCAGGATAAAAGTGAGTCGGACACACAGGACATGTCCAGAATATATAATGTGCCTGAAGAAAAGGGAGAAGCTCCGCAGTCTGACTCACAGGAGGAGACAGAACCCCCCACCAGAGTGTCTGTTGTCCCTTTCAACACGCCGGACTACCGCTTTGAGTGCATCTGCGGTGAACTGGGCATTATTGACTACAAGGCCCGCGTCCAGTGTATGAACTGCCAGCTGTGGCAGCACGCAGACTGTGTTAACTACAAAGAGGAAAGCCTTGAAACTACTCCTTTCTACTGTCCCCACTGCCTGGTAGCCATGAAACCTGTGTCCACCGGCGCCACCCTCATCATCTCCCCTAGCTCCATCTGCCACCAGTGGGTGGAGGAGATCAACCGACACATCAGGTCCTCCTCGCTGCGAGTGCTGGTGAGAACGTAGATGGAGTGTTTTTGTTATATGTAGTGTCACATATTCCCATTTTAGGAATCCAAAAACTGCACACATTAGTGCCAAATGTTATGATGTTGTGTCTCAGTGAACACATTTTCTATAGAGATCAAGAAgtttaaattcaattcaaacttGAAAAATGCAGTTGGAAGCCAATTATGGTGTTTTATGCTTTTAACCATTAAAACCTATTGGAAACCTCTTAACTTTTACATACTgatcagggtcaaatttgacccattttttaaaactttttagaGCTGTacaaacaccctatacacatttcctctAGTTGGActtctcctaatgtgaccctgaatatacaaaaattgaaataaaacacatcatttttgtgcagctgatacacatttttgtgtaaATTTGACTTGCTTTTATTACAATAATTAATCTTAAgtagtctttttttccataaacaAATAGAAGaaacttttcattaaaaaataatcaaacgTTTGACTGATGGGGGATTAATGAATGTGCATTGgtgtagagattaattatgagtcagaatatgaacagtttgTAAGGGTTAAGGACCAAGGGCCTTGGACCACAGTCTGAATACCAATATCTTAAAATATCACTAATGCATACATTCCTGTCATGGATTGTAGCACCAAAGGTGAACCCTAACCATGAGAAGCCATTACTTAGTGTGGATGAGCAGGTAGAAGAATGAGACCGTTGGAAGAACACTGAAACATAACAGTTACTAATCATTTGCAGCCTGTGTGTTTAATGAGAGCTAACAAGTCATATTGCACCACATTAAAAGATAGCATCACTTTTTTGCAGCCCGTTAACTCAAGTGTTAGTTTTACACGATTAAAGCAGACGAGTGTGATGTGAAGTGTTCTCTGCTGCAGATGCTATTTTTACGTTCCATTTATTGCAGCTGTTATGTCTTTACACATTGTTGAAATGTGGTACATTTAGCTTTATACAGTTTTATTCATGCTTTAACCCTGAGTCCCTGAGTGCTACTTGGCTGGATTTTATTCTTTCTTAATGCATGTCTTAATGCACTCTCTCTTATTTCAACCTCTGTTGCTCTCCTTGAGGTTTCTTGCATTGTTTTCCACATTAAAGGATTTTCCggggagtttttcctcattCAAATGGAGCAATGGAGGATAAACgatgttgtattgttgtaaaCAGTGTAAAGCCTCCTGAGGCAAAGTTGTTATTTCATGATATTCGGTTATATCTATAAAAATTGGCTTTACTTGATTCTGAAAAGCACCTTTTGACAAAGCATGAACTACTTTGCTAACAAATCTGACTTCTTTATTCTCAGGTCTATCAGGGTGTGAAGAAGCATGGATTCATCCAGCCTCATATGCTCGCCGAGCAAGATGTGGTCATCACCACCTACGACGTGCTGCGGTCGGAGCTCAACTACGTCGACATTCCCCACAGCAACAGCAAAGATGGACGCCGCTTCCGCAACCAGAAGCGCTACATGGCCGTGCCCAGTCCTCTGGTGGCTGTGGAGTGGTGGCGCATCTGTCTAGACGAGGCTCAGATGGTTGAATGTCCCACTGCGAAGGTGAGTTTAAGAGAATCCAGTTAGAATACAAGATAATGAGACTTTTTATATCTCATGGAGTTTAGTTAAAAGGAGGCTAGTTTTACCATGTAATACTGTAATTTGGTTGTCTTTTGTTAAGAGACCCCATTTccatattaaaaatacagaggTCCTGACCCTAAAAATAGAAACCTGGATAAATACTTAATACTTTTTTGAGACGCTAGtgtgttttattcagttttattttactttgttgaaactttatttatggTCCCCTCTATTTTCCTGACAGGCTGCAGAAATGGCTCTGCGTCTCGCATCTGTGAACCGCTGGTGTGTCAGTGGCACTCCTGTCCAGAGAGGCTTAGAGGGTAATGTGAACAATTTTATAATGTGACAAAACAATATCTTACGATTGGCCTCATGAAGTATCATCAAAGTCtatgtaagaaaaacaaatcataaCAGTAACATAATATTCTTTCCTTAAATCGAGTTTGTTGTGTGTCTAGATCTTTATGGTCTCATACTTTTTCTGGGAGTCGACCCATACTGGGTAAAACACTGGTGGGACCAGCTGCTCTATCGCCCTTATCGACGTGGAAACACTGAGCCGCTGTATTATGTAGTTGCTCAACTGTTATGGCGATCGGCTAAAAAAGACGTAATTGATCAGGTATGACTATAAAAGTGCACAGTCTCATCTCTTTTTAACATAATTATTACCAATTTTCACAATCAGTAGTTTAAGACATGTTTCCTGATGTGATGTGAATTCTTGAGTTTTTGCTCATTCCAGTAAATTAAAGTGTGTttcattattcttttttctccttctgttttttCCAGATCCAGATCCCCCCTCAGACGGAGGAGGTGCACTGGCTGCACTTCTCCCCCGTCGAGGGTCACTTCTACCACCGTCAGCACGAGGTCTGCTCTCAGGACGCTCTGGTCAAACTCAGGAAGATCTCCGACTGGAGCCTGAAACTTGGCAGCCTCGACCGCCGCACCGTCACCACCATCCTGAATCCACTGCTGAGGCTGCGTCAGGCTTGCTGCCATCCGCAGGCTGTGAGGGGGGAGTTCCTGCCTCTGCAGAAAAGGTATATCCAAGCACAATGacacttttgttttgtgttttcaagGCGCTTGTAGGCGAGAATAGAAGTCTTTTTCTGAAGGCAGCTGCCCCAGTTAATTAACAATCTTGCTAGACTGAATAGTATATTGCAGCATTAGTACCGGTAATAGACCGCAGCAAGCTTTTTGTCAATTAAACAGTTTGCcgatgtgtttatttaaagttgaCCCATTCTATGTAATTTGCGTTGGAGAGGTTGTtaagtgggtttgtctgtggtgtgtcccccccccccccctctcccactCTGCAGCACCATGACGATGGAGGAGCTCCTGAAGTCTCTGCAGAAGAAATGTCGAGTGGAGTGTGAAGAAGCTCACAGACAATTGGTGTGCGCTCTCAACGGCCTGGCTGGAATCCACATCATCAGAAGTATAAAACCCCACTTCTGTACTTGTGCTCTCTCCGCTCTGAGTTTCCCATGGGAATCAgttcaaacaaaacagcagccATGATCTCATCTTTGTGTCTCCCAACACTTTTTGTACCGAGGTGTTTTGTTGTCGTAGGTCTCAGTAAGGCGATATGTATAATGTGGCTGAGTGGTATGGTGGGAAATTTGTATAGCACATCTCATTAACTCGACATGTGACGGACATATTGAGTGTCACTAATCATGACCGTTCCCTTTGCCACTTGCAGATGAGTTTGGAGATGCGGTGGAGATGTATAGAGAAGTGCTTCGTTCATCAGAGGAGCACAAAGGCAGGCTGAAGACGGATTCATTACAGGTATTACTGGCCTCATCCCATTCAGCAGTTTTGTTACACTTGTCTGTAATTAACATATGAAGGGTTTCATTCCTAATTTGACCTGACAGAACAGATGTCTGCTCAAGAGAAGTAATTGAATCAAATTAGATTTAAAACACAGTAGCTAACTTCTTTAAGTTCTTGGTTATGTTTTGATTCCTGATGgtt harbors:
- the shprh gene encoding E3 ubiquitin-protein ligase SHPRH — encoded protein: MSSRRKRAPPVRVDEDAKKKLNWNMLDDRKTETIQENDDQTPTCSVLPIDPAPSSFSEAACTRSVQFAEELPGTSSDCTSASTSLALSVLPTSKLSHIWKALIGEFSVRPAWLPSDCEQRAFTLHRMGDQLCVSYSSCDESLGLQWKPDEDTCTVECSLTRIPLEDLDWLQKRRVVQLCHQEKEESLRVGIYLVETALGKPEFLSEGSARLKKANQLMQKLMEYFYDFIIPEVVDNEEEECDTDLERQNVEELYDYVRHLHQTESQEVTYDVQHKALIPVLRPYQSQAVNWMLNREKSRNNSLKEPSLHLLWRELVTLCGKKLFYNPFTGCLIQEFPLAGFEWPGGILADEMGLGKTVEVLALILFHTRQDLEQEALTLPVGKSVNYFVPPPPLERKTVVRCKSEAQPKIKISYPAVRVMLLTAIKEMRSGKGASVNAVFTYIRATYGYDLLKNRNHIKKTLTKLIDEGLVDRVKGRGLAGSFKLGKKYKETKKTAAAASKANLKTTESSPRKTFQRRAKEKAEAALQNSLTEDQTDPPSPTSDSPAPQENETKTEWDESLNEKADRSDDTLEISTTTLQCQDKSESDTQDMSRIYNVPEEKGEAPQSDSQEETEPPTRVSVVPFNTPDYRFECICGELGIIDYKARVQCMNCQLWQHADCVNYKEESLETTPFYCPHCLVAMKPVSTGATLIISPSSICHQWVEEINRHIRSSSLRVLVYQGVKKHGFIQPHMLAEQDVVITTYDVLRSELNYVDIPHSNSKDGRRFRNQKRYMAVPSPLVAVEWWRICLDEAQMVECPTAKAAEMALRLASVNRWCVSGTPVQRGLEDLYGLILFLGVDPYWVKHWWDQLLYRPYRRGNTEPLYYVVAQLLWRSAKKDVIDQIQIPPQTEEVHWLHFSPVEGHFYHRQHEVCSQDALVKLRKISDWSLKLGSLDRRTVTTILNPLLRLRQACCHPQAVRGEFLPLQKSTMTMEELLKSLQKKCRVECEEAHRQLVCALNGLAGIHIIRNEFGDAVEMYREVLRSSEEHKGRLKTDSLQRLHATHNLMELLQAKHPGIPPTLRDDRLSEEAEQLRQHYMTKYNSEVADAHQALQPVLQNIKELKRKVKLNNPWWLDVIQKAIRCSSDDDLVSRVKNELTCSYKQQAHKLSMADKFRDGCGLQFILTTQMQDLMKSQKTVQEAVKSLEGPASKKVIDEATICHLRPNRLPLNNCVFCKADELFTDYESKLFSHTVKGQTAIFEEMIEDEEGLVDDRLPTTSRGLWAVSETERTLKAILSFAKAKRMDPELVEEGNTFMELFENWKKEYKVLHEYWMVLRNHVSAIDELGMATERLRVRLPDEPKPKLLHIIEPHEVEQNRVKLLNDQAVAKSQLQKKLGQYLYLTNLEKSQDKSTGGLNPEPCPICARPLGQEWAVLTCGHCFCNECIAIIVEQYSVGSRRRAIKCAICRQTTSHTEISYVFTTQSSSQDQDIPVKGSHSTKVEAVVRTLKKIQVTDPGAKCLVFSTWQCVLDIIAKALFDNNMDFSQINGIHKFQENLSSFKYEDKINILLLPLHTGSNGLNIIEATHVLLVEPILNPAHELQAIGRVHRIGQTRPTFVHRFLIKSTIEERMQAMIKTVEKSHTSTTMKHSEAAVLTVADLADLFTEDTEHLE